The window TGTGATTTCCAAAACGACGCAAAATGGAATGTTTCAATTATTTAGCATCATAATGACATTTACTGTCCAAATTTGATGTAGATAAATGTATTGCATCTAACCTTGAGTTACGTTAAACTTTATGTCGCATATATCCTATATCAAAGCTTCGCCAAGGGTCTATAGGTTAACTCAATTTGTGACAAAAAAGCATGAGTTTTACATACGAAGAGTTAATATTGTaatgtggtaaaaaaaaatccaaagtaaaatcacaaaaatactaaactgatgaaaattcaaaagggaaagttcCTAATCCAATGCCAAAATCAAACTCTCAATTATATCAAACaactggataacaactgtcatattcctgacttagtacaggcatattcttatgtagaaaatgatggattgaatctggttttgtagctagcttaatcacttacttgtatgacagtcgcatcaaattccattatattgacaacgatgtgtaaacaaaacaaacagacataatgtaaaaatgtcaaaaatagggatacagaagtcaattttgtgttataatctaaatcactacaaaaacaaacagatatttaACAAGGAAgcacaaaaaagtcatatacataTTTATGACTTGTTGTGCTTCCTTGTtaaatatctgtttgtttttgtatatacaAAGCCTATCAGCAAAAAATGAAAGTACAGAATCACGTCATATgtatgaaagaaacacaaaaggcatataaacaaaacccattaacacaaatgaaagacaagaatacaaaaattatcttGGAGCAATaaaacaatgacgggatgtataagtacagagctacatcatatgtatcaaagaaacacaaaaaaggtAAATTGACAAGAGTACAAAcattattatagaacaataatACAATATCAAAGTGTAtcagtacagagtcacgtcaatggaaatcaccaaaaaaaaaaaaaccatacttaacattaaaagtaatattcataaagacaaatacaaGAATACTATaaaacgttattaagatgatatgcaacgtcagtacccagaatctatacttcaagaccatcgtgtattatttgtgaaattaatacggaatatttatcaacaaggtcttggaaATCTCCGATGAActcaatttaagaaaaatggacTAGACGTTCATTGACATAACCCTAGTTTATCACTATCAGACACGGGTGACGTTTAACatagtctgagtaggagctgcaagctcttgaattccgaataagttgggaaatgtatgcCATATGCAGGTGAAGATGGTATAGTGCTACTGAGGTAAGGGGGATTGATAAATTCATATGGTATTTAGGAAGAAACTTTATCTCTTTTCACATACATAACTACACGTCTTCGATTCAGAGGTAGGGTAGTCATGCCACAGTAAACCTGTTGCACAGACATCGATACCGAGATTTCTAGGCTGGTTTCCACCATTTGGTTGTCCAGCCTCCCAGTTAGTGTACCCAAATGGTGTTCCGTCATCGTAAGTCCAAACACCAGGTACAGCATAGTTACTTCCTTGCACACATACATACGCCGTATCAGGTAAACCAGCTGAAAAGGTAAAATCTATTTATTATctcactttttaaataattagaaaaacgtaaaatagttcaatttaaaacatcAGAATTATCTAGACTAATTTACTGACAAACATAAACAATGCCTAGTTTAACTCAATGGGTAACAGCAGAAATACCTCGATTAATTCAATGGGTAACATCAGAAATACCTAGATTAATTcagtaacaataataaaaaatatctaaCTTAATTCTATGACAAACATCAGAAATATCTATATTAGTTCAATACAAACATCAGGAATATCTAAATTAGTTCAAGACAAACATCACAAATACCTGTATTAATTTAATTACAACGATCAGATATATCTaaattaaggtagatagggtgtcttcctccattttggattttgaaatactagaaaacaaggtctagatttttgataaaatgtgcaaattttgagattaGTAGGTATATCATGTGTAagatttttcattataatatagaaaatgccatgttttatcatatttagggttgtattttaccaaaaaacaaatacttttgtttgattcgattttttccaactttgccaaataaggggagacaactcaaatgcaagggcagataattcagatagtgttacttttacaatagcatgtgttaggaatttacccattttattatgtagcaagaaaacgagtccggtgaccccattttttcttcttcttatctgaaagaatatcattggagctatcttctcatattttatctcaaaattctatggtgtagtttacgTTTATGACCGAAagttgggttttccatgcataatctatacaaaatctgacaattttgcacaacctgtagtgtgaaaataagtccggtgacccattctttttattaatgttcttaaacaagcaggatataaagtacattttggcaaattattaagaaattctatggattataatttagactcCCATCTACCttaatttaaataacaaaaatcagAATTGCCTAGCTCAATTCAATTAGTAACAGAGAAGTACCTAGATTCTTTCAATGGCAATTATAAGAATTAACCAGATTATTATAAAAACATTCTTGTCTCATATTATCAAGAACTTGTTTACCGATACATGTGAGATGTTAAATAAGCTAAAAACAGGTTAACTCCACCAATTACAACAAATgcaaaagcctgtaccaagtcaggagtatgacagttgttttccgttcGTTTGATTTATaggttttgtcatttgaaaaagGACTTTTCGTTTCAAAAGTTCatcgaagttcggtatttttgttactttttaccCAGAGCGTGTTCCATATAGGCTTGTTTCTCAGCTGAGTCTACACGAATCAGTTCAGACCCTTTGGCATTGCACTGGCTAACGATATCCATAGCTGGATCTTGCATGTTCATGTGTGTTCCATCTTCAATTCTGTAGCACAGATCTAATGGTCTgtacactagtagcacgatttcagtctgaaacggtcattttggtctgatcgtatcttaattgactggatttaccgctagaggaaaACGTCAAGATTTGTCAGATCGTTCAGTCTCCATTCGGATCGATAGTCTCATTAGGTAAATTAGtcccgttaaggcatgtcaagatatttaagactgtatcttctagcgagctgtttagatccgttaagaccgtgtcagaccaaaacagaccatggatacaaactgacgtcaagatgttgtcagaccgtgtccagtcgtgttcagattttaataatttggacacaaaacgagtgaaactttcccattatttatcaggggttgctcccctttcaagaataaaataaaactgtgaaagaagacgatttttttaactgaaagtctaccacgtccccttaatcatgttatttaaataaaacaaatattcaattttaattctaacttcttcctatttaattatttaacactgttttataattatataaataaaaaaagtagctcaaagtcatactgctgcacaaatcgccgcgaattgactaaaaaaaatcaacagattgccgaaataatatttgattattgaatataagcacctgaacctttgtatttaatggtttacaagtgattgcaatacgttttatatgcaattacagactgccgtacgtggtgaagaatttgtcattcatttttacacccttatttaataataacggatgtcggccgtgaacacttgaaaacgtgatcttaatatgttaaattaaatttaagatgtaactatttttaaatattgtaattgaatgcattatcatttatcttttatgttacctatataaattgcatttgagtaaatttgaggcagggaaaaaaatatatagatataactctgtcttttatcgttttctgtttattgtcatgacattgtccgttaactttatttttgccagactcatgcgtttgactttccatctttattttttaatgtgtctataattcgagagccttttgtaaaaaaaaactacataccagaagccttcgttaaaaaataaagtttgaatattatagcagaaaaaggcttataaattcattcaaatttatatttgaaataggataaataatcaagaaaatgtttataaatacgtCAGACACTGtacttaaagtacatttaaagaccaggttacatatatattacatgcatacagcataataaagctggtttaatttgaatgactatccattagggacatttttcgacgataattaatcaaatctgacaagtttaattaaaaacggaaaataattcttcgcccgtaaacgatttaacgttaccgtaccctctttatttttgttgcattcaTGTCGCATGTGTGTCGGCAGTGTCAGCGCTTCTAATAGCTaacttattttacataaaatcgttgacatggtagaaggaaactatagtacaatataagctgagctggaaattgcaattggtgagtagaaatgaatattttaatacatgtctatcagaataatcatTGATCATGGATCATCACCCAAGaatttgaaggaaaaatgttcacatttgttaaatttgtgcATACAGGTATGAATCGACGTTCCAATACTCCACACTCTTGGATAGTAGCCTG of the Mytilus galloprovincialis chromosome 8, xbMytGall1.hap1.1, whole genome shotgun sequence genome contains:
- the LOC143041982 gene encoding type-2 ice-structuring protein-like, giving the protein MNMQDPAMDIVSQCNAKGSELIRVDSAEKQAYMEHALAGLPDTAYVCVQGSNYAVPGVWTYDDGTPFGYTNWEAGQPNGGNQPRNLGIDVCATGLLWHDYPTSESKTCSYVCEKR